From Pseudonocardia autotrophica, one genomic window encodes:
- a CDS encoding LLM class flavin-dependent oxidoreductase, whose amino-acid sequence MDVGVLLVFQNWHEDLSDAEMFRQEADLGVLAEEYGFDSAWAAEHHFDDYSMCPDNLQLMTYLAGRTNRIKLGTGAVILPWNDPVRVVEKVAMLDILSRGRVVFGMGRGLAKMEYEGFRQDMNESRGRFDEAAPLIIEGLRNGYVEHRGTYYDQPRVEIRPAPDAGTDWAGRLYGVAMSPDSVPAVAKIGARMMTFMQYPAEQHVPAIERYREVYRETHGAEPGPVLTQDFIYCHEDPDVAEQTAREYLSRYFLSVVKHYDFAGKHWRETKGYEAYQAGADMIREAGMEAAAAGYADTQIWGTPEQIVEKYRHRLELFGDHQPNVAPSFAGLPFDKVRASMKLFGEKVVPELHKMGTPAAVPA is encoded by the coding sequence ATGGATGTCGGTGTCCTGCTTGTCTTCCAGAACTGGCACGAGGATCTGAGCGACGCGGAGATGTTCCGCCAGGAGGCGGACCTCGGCGTGCTGGCCGAGGAGTACGGGTTCGACTCCGCCTGGGCTGCCGAGCACCATTTCGACGACTACTCGATGTGCCCCGACAACCTGCAGCTGATGACCTACCTGGCCGGCCGGACCAATCGGATCAAGCTGGGCACCGGCGCGGTGATCCTGCCGTGGAACGACCCGGTCCGGGTGGTCGAGAAGGTGGCGATGCTCGACATCCTGTCCCGTGGCCGGGTGGTGTTCGGGATGGGCCGCGGCCTGGCAAAGATGGAGTACGAGGGCTTCCGGCAGGACATGAACGAGTCGCGCGGCCGGTTCGACGAGGCCGCCCCACTGATCATCGAGGGCCTGCGGAACGGCTACGTCGAGCACCGGGGCACCTACTACGACCAGCCGCGGGTCGAGATCCGCCCGGCCCCCGACGCCGGGACCGACTGGGCGGGCCGCCTCTACGGCGTCGCGATGTCACCGGACTCGGTGCCCGCGGTGGCGAAGATCGGCGCCCGGATGATGACCTTCATGCAGTACCCCGCCGAGCAGCACGTCCCGGCGATCGAGCGCTACCGCGAGGTGTACCGGGAGACCCACGGCGCCGAACCGGGACCGGTACTCACCCAGGACTTCATCTACTGCCACGAGGACCCCGACGTCGCCGAGCAGACCGCCCGCGAGTATCTGTCGCGGTACTTCCTGTCGGTCGTCAAGCACTATGACTTCGCCGGGAAGCACTGGCGGGAGACGAAGGGCTACGAGGCGTACCAGGCCGGCGCCGACATGATCCGCGAGGCCGGGATGGAGGCCGCCGCGGCCGGTTACGCCGACACCCAGATCTGGGGGACGCCGGAGCAGATCGTCGAGAAGTACCGGCACCGGTTGGAGCTGTTCGGCGACCACCAGCCCAACGTCGCCCCGTCGTTCGCGGGTCTGCCGTTCGACAAGGTTCGGGCGAGCATGAAGCTGTTCGGCGAGAAGGTCGTGCCCGAACTGCACAAGATGGGCACACCGGCCGCCGTGCCCGCCTGA
- a CDS encoding DUF7218 family protein has product MASSIKDEEMYERLREEGNSKEKSARIANAAAAQGRDTVGARGGESGDYEDMTKDELYQRAQRVGIEGRSDMTRDQLIEALREH; this is encoded by the coding sequence ATGGCGAGCAGCATCAAGGACGAGGAGATGTACGAGCGGCTCCGCGAGGAGGGCAACTCCAAGGAGAAGTCCGCGCGGATCGCGAACGCGGCGGCCGCGCAGGGCCGCGACACCGTGGGCGCCCGCGGCGGCGAGTCCGGCGACTACGAGGACATGACGAAGGACGAGCTGTACCAGCGCGCCCAGCGGGTCGGCATCGAGGGCCGTTCGGACATGACACGCGACCAGCTGATCGAGGCGCTGCGCGAGCATTAA
- a CDS encoding AAA family ATPase — MTTGATSGLTAGATAVPERDPYGPRAARTAAGVLAVFNEADVLAPGDVHVARRLAGLGGRGDPVGAADPAAAEPEPVVLAAALAVRAIRNGSVCVDLGSVASTTAGEGEITVDVSGLPWPEPGTWRAACAASPLVADGDAAPAGRPLRLLGDLLYLERYWQEEELVRREFVARSGPVAQVDPQRLRTALDRLLDDPGAERQRLAAAVAALRPVSVIAGGPGTGKTTTVARLLGVLHDLHSDRPGLPPLRVALAAPTGKAAARLTQSVAEAVTHMPPDDRSAVEGTVASTLHRLLGSRGASGRFRHHRGNRLPHDVVVVDETSMVSLTMMARLLEAVRPDARLVLVGDPEQLASVEAGAVLGDLAEASGRTEPELQEALEACGAFRAERPVRRTGDLGAPDPGAETSGTGTEASRASARAEADASSAEAGAGDSGADASGADGSGADASGAEATASAVAGEPVVVRNGVVRLQRNWRFSGAIAAFASAVQSGDGDAAMALLAGGTAELSFVAVDPAEVGADGLTPLRSQVVGAAVDLIGAAEEGNVEQALRVLDDHRLLCGHRRGPYGVARWTAEIERWLSAARPGYDAQAPWFPGRPLLVTANDYDLGLFNGDTGVVVRTEDGHRAVFVREGRPAAFEPARLGGVGTVYAMTVHRSQGSQFRRVTVVLPPADSPLMTRELLYTAVTRAKESVRIIGTEAAVRAAIARPAGRASGLRLRLATP, encoded by the coding sequence ATGACGACCGGAGCGACGTCCGGACTGACGGCGGGAGCGACGGCGGTACCCGAGCGGGACCCGTACGGCCCGCGGGCCGCCCGCACCGCGGCCGGAGTGCTCGCCGTGTTCAACGAGGCCGACGTCCTCGCCCCCGGCGACGTGCACGTGGCGCGCCGGCTGGCCGGGCTCGGCGGACGCGGTGACCCGGTCGGCGCCGCCGATCCGGCGGCGGCGGAGCCCGAGCCGGTGGTGCTCGCCGCGGCGCTGGCGGTGCGCGCGATCCGCAACGGCTCGGTCTGTGTCGATCTCGGGTCGGTCGCGTCGACCACCGCGGGCGAGGGCGAGATCACCGTCGACGTGTCCGGGCTGCCGTGGCCCGAGCCGGGTACGTGGCGGGCCGCCTGCGCGGCCAGCCCGCTGGTCGCCGACGGTGACGCCGCCCCGGCCGGTCGGCCGCTGCGGCTGCTCGGCGACCTGCTCTACCTGGAGCGGTACTGGCAGGAGGAGGAGCTGGTGCGGCGCGAGTTCGTCGCCCGCTCCGGCCCGGTCGCGCAGGTGGACCCACAGCGGCTGCGCACCGCGCTGGACCGGCTGCTCGACGATCCCGGCGCGGAACGGCAACGGCTGGCCGCCGCGGTCGCCGCGCTGCGCCCGGTCAGCGTGATCGCGGGCGGCCCGGGCACCGGCAAGACGACGACCGTCGCCCGCCTGCTCGGCGTCCTGCACGACCTGCACTCCGACCGGCCGGGGCTCCCCCCGTTGCGGGTCGCGCTGGCCGCACCGACCGGGAAGGCCGCCGCCCGGCTCACCCAGTCGGTCGCCGAGGCGGTCACCCACATGCCTCCCGACGACCGGTCAGCCGTCGAGGGCACGGTGGCCTCCACCCTGCACCGGCTGCTCGGCTCGCGGGGCGCGTCCGGCCGGTTCCGGCACCATCGCGGCAACCGGCTGCCGCACGACGTGGTGGTCGTCGACGAGACCTCGATGGTGTCGCTGACGATGATGGCGCGATTGCTGGAGGCGGTACGCCCGGACGCCCGGCTGGTGCTGGTCGGCGACCCGGAGCAGCTCGCCTCGGTGGAGGCGGGTGCCGTGCTCGGGGATCTCGCCGAGGCATCCGGCCGGACCGAACCGGAGCTGCAGGAGGCGCTGGAGGCGTGCGGCGCGTTCCGGGCCGAACGCCCGGTCCGTCGCACCGGCGATCTTGGTGCCCCCGATCCCGGAGCCGAAACCTCCGGTACCGGGACCGAGGCCTCCCGTGCGAGTGCCCGTGCCGAGGCCGATGCCTCCAGCGCCGAGGCCGGTGCCGGTGACTCCGGTGCCGACGCCTCCGGAGCCGACGGCTCCGGTGCCGATGCCTCCGGTGCCGAGGCCACGGCCTCCGCTGTCGCGGGTGAGCCGGTCGTGGTGCGCAACGGCGTCGTCCGGTTGCAGCGCAACTGGCGGTTCAGCGGCGCGATCGCCGCGTTCGCCTCGGCCGTCCAGTCCGGCGACGGCGACGCCGCGATGGCGCTGCTCGCCGGGGGGACGGCCGAGCTGTCGTTCGTCGCGGTGGATCCGGCCGAGGTCGGGGCCGACGGGCTGACCCCGCTGCGCTCGCAGGTCGTCGGGGCGGCCGTCGACCTGATCGGCGCCGCCGAGGAGGGCAACGTCGAGCAGGCGCTGCGGGTGCTCGACGATCACCGGCTGCTGTGCGGGCACCGCCGCGGCCCGTACGGCGTCGCGCGCTGGACCGCGGAGATCGAGCGGTGGCTGTCCGCCGCCCGCCCCGGCTACGACGCGCAGGCCCCGTGGTTCCCCGGGCGGCCGCTGCTGGTCACCGCGAACGACTACGACCTCGGCCTGTTCAACGGGGACACCGGCGTCGTCGTCCGGACCGAGGACGGGCACCGGGCGGTGTTCGTCCGCGAGGGCAGGCCCGCCGCGTTCGAACCGGCCCGCCTCGGCGGGGTCGGCACCGTCTACGCGATGACCGTGCACCGCAGCCAGGGCAGCCAGTTCCGCCGGGTCACCGTCGTCCTGCCGCCCGCCGACTCCCCGCTGATGACCCGCGAGCTGCTCTACACCGCGGTCACCCGGGCCAAGGAGTCGGTCCGGATCATCGGCACCGAGGCCGCGGTCCGGGCTGCGATCGCCCGTCCCGCCGGCCGGGCGAGCGGTCTGCGCCTGCGCCTCGCCACCCCCTGA
- a CDS encoding gamma carbonic anhydrase family protein, protein MIEINGQRPDVHADAWIAPGAVLAGEVRIGPETGVWYTCVLRADMASITVGARSNVQDGTVVHADPGFPVTIGDRVTIGHRAVVHGCTIGDDVLVGMGAVLMNGVQVGAGSLIAAGAVLTQGTVVPPGSLVAGLPGKVRRELTDDERNSIPLSAASYVHLLGQHRAAAL, encoded by the coding sequence GTGATCGAGATCAACGGCCAGCGCCCCGACGTGCACGCCGACGCCTGGATCGCCCCCGGCGCCGTGCTCGCCGGCGAGGTGCGGATCGGCCCGGAGACCGGCGTCTGGTACACCTGCGTGCTCCGCGCCGACATGGCGTCGATCACCGTCGGCGCCCGGTCGAACGTGCAGGACGGCACCGTCGTGCACGCCGACCCGGGCTTCCCGGTGACCATCGGCGACCGGGTGACGATCGGGCACCGCGCGGTCGTGCACGGCTGCACCATCGGCGACGACGTGCTGGTCGGCATGGGCGCGGTGCTGATGAACGGGGTCCAGGTCGGCGCCGGATCGCTGATCGCGGCCGGGGCCGTGCTCACCCAGGGCACCGTCGTCCCACCCGGTTCGCTGGTCGCCGGCCTGCCCGGCAAGGTGCGCCGCGAGCTCACCGACGACGAGCGGAACTCGATCCCGCTGTCCGCGGCGTCCTACGTGCACCTGCTCGGGCAGCACCGGGCGGCGGCCCTCTGA
- a CDS encoding O-acetyl-ADP-ribose deacetylase, which translates to MSPQIRTGRGDITETEVDAVVNAANSALLGGGGVDGAIHRRGGPAILDECRGLRAGRYPDGLPTGRAVATTAGDLPARWVIHAVGPVYAKREDRSHLLASAYRESLRVADELGARTVAFPAISAGIYGWPVPDAARIAVETVRAADTAVEVVRFVLFDDAVLAAFEAAART; encoded by the coding sequence ATGAGCCCGCAGATCCGTACCGGACGCGGCGACATCACCGAGACAGAGGTGGACGCCGTGGTCAACGCCGCCAATTCCGCGCTGCTCGGCGGCGGCGGGGTGGACGGCGCGATCCACCGCCGCGGCGGCCCGGCGATCCTCGACGAGTGCCGCGGATTGCGCGCCGGGCGCTACCCGGACGGCCTGCCGACCGGCCGGGCCGTGGCCACCACCGCCGGTGACCTCCCGGCCCGCTGGGTGATCCACGCCGTCGGGCCGGTCTACGCGAAGCGCGAAGACCGCTCGCACCTGCTGGCGAGCGCGTACCGCGAGTCGCTGCGGGTGGCCGACGAGCTGGGGGCGCGCACCGTCGCGTTCCCGGCGATCTCCGCCGGCATCTACGGTTGGCCGGTCCCGGACGCGGCGCGGATCGCCGTCGAGACCGTCCGGGCCGCCGACACCGCCGTCGAGGTGGTCCGGTTCGTCCTGTTCGATGACGCCGTGCTGGCGGCCTTCGAGGCCGCGGCGCGCACGTAG
- a CDS encoding acyl-CoA dehydrogenase family protein, producing MWDFETEPDYQEKLDWVDAFVREEIEPLDLVLGDPYDKSDETARRLVRPLQQQVRDQGLWAAHLRPELGGQGYGQVRLALLNELLGRSRWAPTVFGCQAPDSGNAEILAHFGTDGQKQRYLQPLLDGEISSCYSMTEPQAGADPTLFTTRAVADGDDWVIEGEKWFSSNARHASFLIVMAVTDPDAAPHDRMSMFIVPRETPGLTIVRDAGVGTESPEHSSHAYLRYDGVRVPGDHLLGERGRAFAIAQTRLGGGRIHHGMRTIAQMRRAFDLMLERAVSRSTRTGRLADMQSTQDKVAESWIDLEQFRLLLLRTAWLIDRHQDYRSVRRDIAAVKVVMPRVYHDVVQRAMQLHGALGISNEMPFSAMMVDAQVMAIADGPTEVHRQPLARQLLREAEPGEPLFGSGHLPSRADAARAHVAARLEHLVANA from the coding sequence ATGTGGGACTTCGAGACCGAGCCGGATTACCAGGAGAAGCTGGACTGGGTGGACGCGTTCGTGCGCGAGGAGATCGAGCCGCTCGATCTCGTGCTCGGCGACCCGTACGACAAGTCCGACGAGACGGCGCGCCGGCTGGTCCGCCCGCTCCAGCAGCAGGTCCGCGACCAGGGGCTGTGGGCTGCCCACCTGCGGCCCGAGCTGGGCGGGCAGGGCTACGGCCAGGTCCGGCTGGCGCTGCTCAACGAGCTGCTCGGCCGGTCCCGCTGGGCACCGACGGTGTTCGGCTGCCAGGCACCGGACTCGGGCAACGCCGAGATCCTGGCGCACTTCGGCACCGACGGGCAGAAGCAGCGCTACCTGCAGCCGCTGCTCGACGGCGAGATCTCGTCCTGCTATTCGATGACCGAGCCGCAGGCCGGTGCCGACCCGACGCTGTTCACCACCCGCGCGGTCGCCGACGGTGACGACTGGGTGATCGAGGGCGAGAAGTGGTTCTCCTCGAACGCCCGGCACGCGTCGTTCCTGATCGTGATGGCGGTGACCGATCCGGACGCCGCGCCGCACGACCGGATGTCGATGTTCATCGTGCCCCGCGAGACACCGGGCCTGACGATCGTGCGCGACGCCGGTGTCGGCACCGAGTCGCCGGAGCACTCCAGCCACGCGTACCTGCGCTACGACGGAGTGCGGGTGCCCGGCGACCACCTGCTGGGGGAGCGGGGCCGGGCGTTCGCGATCGCCCAGACCCGGCTCGGCGGCGGCCGTATCCACCACGGGATGCGCACCATCGCCCAGATGCGCCGTGCGTTCGACCTGATGCTGGAGCGGGCCGTTTCGCGCAGCACCCGGACCGGCCGGCTGGCCGACATGCAGTCCACCCAGGACAAGGTCGCGGAGAGCTGGATCGACCTGGAGCAGTTCCGGCTACTGCTGCTGCGGACCGCCTGGCTGATCGACCGGCACCAGGACTACCGGTCGGTTCGCCGCGACATCGCCGCGGTGAAGGTCGTGATGCCGCGGGTCTATCACGACGTCGTGCAGCGGGCGATGCAGCTGCACGGGGCGCTGGGCATCTCCAACGAGATGCCGTTCTCGGCGATGATGGTCGACGCCCAGGTGATGGCGATCGCGGACGGCCCGACCGAGGTGCACCGCCAGCCCCTGGCCCGGCAGCTGCTGCGCGAGGCCGAGCCGGGCGAGCCGCTGTTCGGGTCGGGGCACCTGCCGAGCCGCGCCGACGCGGCCCGCGCGCACGTCGCGGCCCGGCTGGAGCACCTGGTCGCGAACGCCTGA
- a CDS encoding NUDIX domain-containing protein → MPPVTSAGLLLHRNGPEGIEVLLGHMGGPFWARKEHAWTVPKGEHGPDETPFDAARREFTEEIGTPPPDGEPVELGSVRQSRKIVSVFAVDGTGFDGADAVAARPDDGSWVEIEWPPRSGRRLRFPELDRARWCDLATARERIVVAQQPFLDRLERLVAG, encoded by the coding sequence ATGCCACCCGTGACCAGCGCCGGGCTGTTGCTGCACCGCAACGGACCCGAGGGGATCGAGGTGCTGCTCGGGCACATGGGCGGACCGTTCTGGGCGCGCAAGGAGCACGCCTGGACGGTCCCGAAGGGGGAACACGGCCCGGACGAGACCCCGTTCGACGCGGCCCGTCGCGAGTTCACCGAGGAGATCGGCACCCCACCCCCGGACGGCGAGCCGGTCGAGCTGGGCAGCGTCCGGCAGTCCCGCAAGATCGTCAGTGTGTTCGCCGTCGACGGCACCGGCTTCGACGGGGCCGACGCCGTCGCCGCCCGGCCCGACGACGGCAGCTGGGTCGAGATCGAGTGGCCGCCCCGCTCCGGGCGGCGGCTCCGGTTCCCGGAGCTGGACCGCGCCCGGTGGTGTGACCTGGCGACCGCGCGGGAGCGGATCGTCGTCGCCCAGCAGCCGTTCCTGGACCGATTGGAACGCCTGGTCGCCGGGTAG
- a CDS encoding GNAT family N-acetyltransferase: protein MADCPGPVDGAITFRPLTPADLPMLAGWLAEPHVRRWWNHETSPEALDRDFGPVMRGEEPAEDLVVSVGGTPAGLLQRCRWHDHPEYVEEIAPILEIPAGAVTLDYLIGPPELTGRGLGPRILAAAVTGVWQRYPAARAIIVPVCAANRASWRALETAGFRRVASGDLVPDNPVDPPLHHVHRIDREEPVCHP, encoded by the coding sequence ATGGCCGACTGCCCGGGACCGGTCGACGGCGCGATCACCTTCCGCCCGCTCACCCCTGCCGACCTGCCGATGCTGGCCGGCTGGCTCGCCGAGCCACACGTGCGGCGCTGGTGGAACCACGAGACGTCGCCCGAGGCTCTCGACCGCGACTTCGGCCCGGTGATGCGCGGCGAGGAGCCGGCCGAGGACCTCGTCGTGTCGGTCGGCGGGACCCCGGCCGGGCTGTTGCAGCGCTGCCGGTGGCACGACCATCCCGAGTACGTCGAGGAGATCGCGCCGATCCTGGAGATCCCGGCCGGCGCCGTCACCCTGGACTACCTGATCGGCCCGCCGGAGCTGACCGGTCGCGGTCTCGGCCCGCGGATCCTGGCCGCCGCCGTGACGGGGGTGTGGCAGCGGTACCCGGCGGCGAGGGCGATCATCGTGCCGGTGTGTGCGGCGAACCGGGCGTCCTGGCGGGCGCTGGAGACCGCCGGGTTCCGCCGGGTCGCCTCGGGCGATCTCGTTCCGGACAACCCGGTCGATCCGCCGCTCCACCACGTGCACCGGATCGATCGTGAGGAACCCGTATGCCACCCGTGA
- a CDS encoding PucR family transcriptional regulator has product MARPLTIDPDPGPGHGNGRENGRGNGPVLVPDPPDPLIRLLGGLSAAVLDGAGPERLIARAAELLGLPVALRSADLHRVRCWSAPAAFRLDEPPALPATALAVPGVQREVGRLGPDLPSVVLPPVPVHGLARRHLLAVLMVEGGVAGYLDVAELGRALRPVDTPVTEQAAALLSVQLHGETVAARAVTRDRDDVLADLLHGTRDEPDLRRLAARAGIDPAAGHLLVRFPVGPGHSASRCRDGVADALGGLAGCRSGRAGSIHASAVLAEPDAVLALLDLPADPTPGGLRAVHGALRERLDRIAAVTGVRRVVVSGAVHEITGLPAALAETGEVDGLAAAFGGAADVVPVTELSTLRLVVHGDRTAVAVRFAEQCLGPLRRSDADTGGDLVETLRRYLAAGAQVRAAATRLGVHENTVRYRLGRIEHLTGLDMRRFDALLAAQLALQVDVLTAGAAALQEGTS; this is encoded by the coding sequence ATGGCGAGACCCCTCACGATCGACCCGGATCCCGGCCCGGGCCACGGAAACGGCCGGGAGAACGGCCGGGGCAACGGCCCTGTGCTCGTGCCCGATCCGCCCGATCCGCTGATCCGGCTGCTGGGTGGGCTGTCCGCGGCGGTACTCGACGGCGCCGGCCCGGAGCGGCTGATCGCCCGCGCGGCCGAGCTGCTCGGCCTGCCGGTGGCGTTGCGCTCCGCCGACCTGCACCGGGTGCGCTGCTGGTCCGCCCCGGCCGCCTTCAGGCTCGACGAGCCGCCCGCTCTTCCTGCAACCGCACTCGCCGTGCCCGGGGTGCAACGTGAGGTCGGGCGGCTGGGCCCTGACCTGCCCTCGGTCGTCCTGCCGCCGGTCCCGGTGCACGGCCTGGCCCGCCGCCACCTGCTCGCGGTGCTGATGGTCGAGGGAGGCGTCGCCGGCTACCTCGACGTCGCCGAGCTCGGGCGGGCGCTGCGCCCGGTGGACACCCCGGTCACCGAGCAGGCCGCGGCGTTGCTCTCGGTCCAGCTGCACGGCGAGACCGTCGCCGCGCGGGCCGTCACCCGGGACCGCGACGACGTCCTCGCCGACCTGCTGCACGGCACCCGGGACGAGCCGGACCTGCGCCGGCTCGCCGCCCGGGCGGGCATCGACCCGGCCGCGGGCCACCTGCTGGTGCGGTTCCCGGTCGGCCCCGGCCACTCGGCGTCACGCTGCCGGGATGGGGTAGCCGATGCGCTCGGCGGCCTGGCGGGATGCCGTTCCGGTCGTGCCGGGAGCATCCACGCTTCGGCCGTGCTGGCCGAGCCGGACGCGGTGCTGGCGCTGCTCGATCTCCCCGCGGACCCCACCCCGGGTGGGCTCCGCGCCGTACACGGCGCACTGCGCGAACGGCTGGACCGGATCGCCGCGGTGACCGGTGTCCGGCGCGTGGTGGTGTCCGGCGCGGTCCACGAGATCACCGGTCTGCCCGCGGCGCTGGCCGAGACCGGCGAGGTCGACGGGCTGGCCGCGGCGTTCGGTGGAGCCGCCGACGTCGTCCCGGTGACGGAGCTGAGCACCCTGCGGCTGGTGGTCCACGGGGACCGGACCGCGGTCGCCGTCCGCTTCGCCGAGCAATGCCTCGGGCCGCTGCGGCGCAGCGACGCCGACACCGGCGGCGATCTGGTCGAGACGCTGCGCCGCTATCTCGCCGCGGGCGCCCAGGTCCGCGCGGCCGCCACCCGGCTCGGTGTGCACGAGAACACCGTCCGCTACCGGCTCGGCCGGATCGAACACCTCACCGGGCTGGACATGCGCCGGTTCGACGCGCTGCTCGCCGCACAGCTCGCCCTGCAGGTGGACGTCCTCACCGCCGGGGCGGCAGCACTCCAGGAAGGAACGTCATGA
- a CDS encoding DedA family protein: MVSDEKQQPAKAGSGRSRWSRREYTPEEIEAGKKALRDAVPWEVPMNRGDKILVFSTLGVMAVMLASLPLRPFLLATHPVALSFVTGSLSAIGAGAAFARIGEVELWLVIVAGVFGMIKFDWLFWLAGRRWGPKVVTFFAPGDRAQRFVGRVRAWPRWAMPLVVVAAALPGIPAVAVFALAGLGRMRLGTFLLFDAIGAALITGLVAGLGYGLGQQAVDVVLAIDKYALWISLALVVFVAYSSGRKQKSAANPATPTDEPG; the protein is encoded by the coding sequence ATGGTGAGCGACGAGAAGCAGCAGCCTGCAAAGGCGGGTTCCGGCCGGAGCCGATGGTCCCGGCGGGAGTACACCCCGGAGGAGATCGAGGCCGGGAAGAAGGCGCTGCGGGACGCGGTGCCGTGGGAGGTCCCGATGAACCGCGGGGACAAGATCCTGGTCTTCTCCACGCTCGGGGTCATGGCCGTGATGCTGGCGTCGCTGCCGCTGCGGCCGTTCCTGCTGGCGACGCATCCGGTCGCGCTGAGCTTCGTGACCGGCAGCCTGTCGGCGATCGGCGCCGGGGCGGCGTTCGCCAGGATCGGCGAGGTCGAACTCTGGCTGGTGATCGTCGCCGGTGTCTTCGGCATGATCAAGTTCGACTGGTTGTTCTGGCTGGCCGGACGCCGCTGGGGCCCCAAGGTCGTGACGTTCTTCGCGCCCGGTGACCGGGCGCAGCGCTTCGTCGGCCGGGTCCGGGCCTGGCCACGGTGGGCGATGCCGCTGGTGGTCGTCGCGGCCGCGCTCCCCGGGATCCCTGCGGTCGCCGTGTTCGCACTGGCCGGCCTGGGCCGGATGCGGCTCGGCACGTTCCTGCTGTTCGACGCGATCGGCGCGGCCCTGATCACCGGCCTGGTCGCCGGCCTCGGCTACGGCCTCGGCCAGCAGGCGGTCGACGTCGTGCTCGCGATCGACAAGTACGCGCTGTGGATCAGCCTGGCGCTGGTCGTGTTCGTCGCCTACAGCTCGGGCCGCAAACAGAAATCCGCCGCCAACCCGGCCACCCCCACCGACGAGCCCGGCTGA
- a CDS encoding 5-formyltetrahydrofolate cyclo-ligase, which yields MSRRHDHDAGGDPETLARKAELRDEVWTALTEQRASRFPGARNRISNFVGAERAARRLRELDVWRSARTVKSNPDSAQLPVRQYALEDGKTVYMAVPRLAEDDPFFLLDPDHLADPPRKAVSISHATRSARRVAVDELESVDLVVTGCVAVGADGARLGKGGGFADLEFALAREAGLISDDTLVVTTVHELQLRDAGVIPWASHDAPVDLVVTPERVIDCREHRRTRPDGGIVWESLTDEKIAAIPLLGRLREQARR from the coding sequence ATGAGCCGCCGACACGACCACGACGCCGGGGGCGACCCGGAGACCCTCGCCCGCAAGGCGGAGCTGCGCGACGAGGTGTGGACGGCGCTGACCGAGCAGCGTGCGTCCCGGTTCCCGGGCGCCCGCAACCGGATCTCCAATTTCGTCGGTGCCGAGCGGGCCGCCCGTCGGTTGCGCGAACTGGACGTCTGGCGCTCCGCCCGGACCGTCAAGTCCAATCCGGACTCCGCCCAGCTCCCGGTCCGGCAGTACGCGCTAGAGGACGGCAAGACCGTGTACATGGCGGTCCCCCGGCTCGCCGAGGACGATCCGTTCTTCCTGCTCGATCCCGATCACCTGGCCGATCCGCCGCGCAAGGCGGTGTCGATCTCGCACGCCACCCGGTCGGCCCGCCGGGTCGCGGTCGACGAGCTTGAGTCGGTCGATCTGGTCGTCACCGGCTGTGTCGCGGTCGGGGCGGACGGCGCCCGGCTCGGTAAGGGCGGCGGGTTCGCCGACCTGGAGTTCGCGCTGGCCCGCGAGGCCGGGCTGATCTCCGACGACACCCTCGTCGTCACCACCGTGCACGAGCTGCAACTGCGTGACGCCGGGGTGATCCCGTGGGCGTCGCACGACGCGCCGGTCGATCTGGTCGTCACCCCGGAGCGGGTGATCGACTGCCGGGAGCACCGGCGGACCCGGCCCGACGGCGGCATCGTCTGGGAGTCGCTCACCGACGAGAAGATCGCCGCCATCCCGCTGCTGGGGCGGCTGCGCGAGCAGGCACGCCGATGA